The proteins below are encoded in one region of Brassica napus cultivar Da-Ae chromosome A6, Da-Ae, whole genome shotgun sequence:
- the LOC106345937 gene encoding fatty-acid-binding protein 3, chloroplastic: protein MDGVVLTSVPSVISGVCPNRVNAAGSRHHTPNQGSVLRTVNCVSSLSIHPSQKGSSFLRKRNCVATSRIVVKSAASSVGNADENVEEPATSVKFQRSVTLPGCSTTLSLLGTGFREKKFAIIGVKVYAAGLYVNESILTGLTAWKGKSAAEIHGDSSLFSSIFQDQAEKSLQIVLVRDVDGKTFWDALDEAISPRIKSPSPVDKTALSTFQGIFQNRPLNKGSVILLTWTSPSKMLVSVSSGGLPKDVDAEIESGSVTSALFDVFFGDSPVSPTLKSSVANQLGMVLK from the exons ATGGACGGAGTTGTTCTTACATCGGTTCCATCTGTAATCTCTGGTGTCTGTCCGAACAGAGTCAATGCTGCTGGATCCAGACACCATACTCCGAATCAAGGTTCAGTGCTTCGAACTGTGAACTGCGTTTCATCTCTCTCAATTCATCCTTCTCAAAAAGGCAGTTCCTTCCTTCGAAAGCGAAATTGTGTTGCAACTTCTCGCATTGTGGTGAAATCCGCAGCTTCTTCAG TTGGAAATGCAGATGAGAACGTAGAAGAACCGGCTACAAGTGTGAAGTTTCAGAGATCAGTGACACTACCTGGTTGTTCTACAACGCTCTCCTTGCTCGGCACTG GGTTTAGGGAGAAGAAGTTTGCTATCATCGGTGTCAAAGTCTATGCTGCTGGTTTATACGTGAATGAATCTATCTTAACCGGGTTAACCGCTTGGAAAGGGAAGTCTGCTGCTGAGATTCATGGAGATTCATCACTCTTTAGTTCTATTTTTCAAG ATCAAGCGGAGAAGTCATTACAGATTGTTCTTGTGAGAGATGTTGATGGCAAAACCTTCTGGGATGCATTGGACGAAGCCATTTCGCCTAGAATCAAATCTCCTTCTCCTGTTGATAAAACCGCTCTCTCTACATTCCAAGGGATCTTCCAAAACAGACCTCTCAACAAAGGAAGTGTCATTCTCTTGACTTGGACCAGTCCTTCTAAAATGCTT gtTTCTGTTTCATCTGGAGGGTTGCCAAAGGATGTGGATGCGGAGATCGAGTCAGGTAGTGTCACATCTGCTCTGTTTGATGTGTTCTTTGGGGACTCTCCAGTTTCTCCTACGTTGAAATCCTCAGTGGCTAACCAATTAGGTATGGTCCTCAAGTAA
- the LOC106345936 gene encoding heat shock 70 kDa protein 14-like, protein MSVVGFDFGNDNCLVAVARQRGIDVVLNDESNRETPAIVCFGEKQRFIGTAGAASTMMNPKNSISQIKRLVGRQFSDPELQRDIKSLPFSVTEGPDGYPLIHASYLGEKRAFTPTQVMGMMLSNLKGIAEKNLNAAVVDCCIGIPVYFTDLQRRAVLDAATIAGLHPLHLIHETTATALAYGIYKTDLPESEPLNVAFIDIGHASMQVCIAGFKKGQLKVLSHGFDRSLGGRDFDEVLFNHFATKFKEEYKIDVTQNAKASLRLRAACEKLKKVLSANPVAPLNIECLMDEKDVRGVIKREEFEEISVPILERVKRPLEKALADAGLSVEDVHMVEVVGSGSRVPAIIKILTEFFGKEPRRTMNASECVSRGCALQCAILSPTFKVREFQVHESFPFSISLAWKGAAADAQNGGAENQQSTIVFPKGNPIPSVKALTFYRSGTFSVDVQYSDVTDLQAPAKISTYTIGPFQSSKGERAKVKVKVRLTLHGIVSVESATLLEEEEVEVPVTTEQMDTDKASGETDVNMQDAKETSDAAGADNGVAESADKPVQMETDSKAEAPKKKVKKTNVPLSELVYGALQSVDVQKAVEKEYEMALQDRVMEETKDKKNAVESYVYDMRNKLSDKLHEYITESEREAFLAKLQEVEDWLYEDGEDETKGVYVAKLEELKKVGDPVEMRYKESQERGTVIGQLGHCVNSYREAAVSNDSKFDHIELEEKQKVLNECVEAEAWMREKQQQQEALPKYATPAFLSADVTRKAEALDKFCRPIMTKPKPVVKPEAPPAKAAADEEKSEPQPEAASGEEPMETEKPTEDSA, encoded by the exons ATGAGTGTTGTCGGGTTTGATTTTGGTAACGACAACTGTCTCGTGGCTGTCGCGAGACAAAGAGGGATCGACGTTGTCCTCAACGATGAGTCAAACCGCGAGACTCCCGCCATTGTGTGCTTTGGCGAGAAGCAGCGTTTCATTGGAACCGCGGGAGCTGCTTCCACCATGATGAACCCTAAGAACTCTATCTCCCAGATCAAGCGTCTTGTGGGTCGTCAGTTCTCGGATCCTGAGCTGCAGAGAGACATCAAGTCTTTGCCTTTCTCCGTCACTGAGGGACCAGACGGGTACCCTTTGATCCACGCTAGCTATTTGGGGGAGAAGAGGGCGTTTACTCCCACTCAGGTTATGGGGATGATGTTGTCTAACTTGAAAGGGATTGCTGAGAAGAATCTGAATGCAGCTGTGGTGGATTGTTGTATTGGGATTCCTGTTTATTTTACGGATCTGCAGAGAAGAGCTGTTCTTGATGCTGCGACTATTGCTGGGTTGCATCCTTTGCATTTGATTCATGAGACTACAGCGACGGCCTTGGCGTATGGTATCTACAAGACGGATTTGCCGGAGAGTGAGCCGCTTAATGTCGCCTTCATTGACATTGGTCACGCGAGTATGCAAGTCTGCATTGCTGGGTTCAAGAAGGGACAGCTCAAGGTCTTGTCTCATGGTTTTGATCGGTCTTTGGGAGGAAGGGACTTTGATGAAGTTCTGTTCAATCATTTTGCTACCAAGTTCAAGGAGGAGTACAAGATTGATGTCACTCAGAATGCTAAGGCTAGTCTCAGGCTCAGGGCTGCCTGCGAGAAGCTGAAGAAGGTGCTGAGTGCTAACCCTGTGGCGCCGTTGAATATCGAGTGTTTGATGGATGAGAAAGATGTTAGGGGTGTTATCAAGAGGGAGGAGTTTGAAGAGATCAGTGTACCTATCTTGGAGCGTGTCAAGAGGCCTCTAGAGAAGGCTCTCGCTGATGCTGGGCTCTCGGTTGAAGATGTACATATGGTGGAGGTTGTTGGCTCTGGATCTCGTGTCCCTGCCATTATCAAGATTCTTACAGAGTTTTTCGGTAAGGAGCCGAGGCGTACAATGAATGCTAGTGAGTGTGTGTCGAGGGGATGTGCCTTGCAGTGTGCAATTCTCAGTCCCACCTTCAAAGTCCGTGAGTTCCAG GTTCATGAGAGCTTCCCCTTCTCAATTTCGCTGGCGTGGAAAGGAGCGGCTGCTGATGCTCAAAACGGAGGAGCTGAGAATCAGCAGAGCACCATTGTTTTCCCCAAAGGAAACCCAATCCCTAGTGTCAAGGCCCTAACGTTTTACCGCTCTGGAACATTCTCTGTGGATGTGCAGTACAGTGATGTGACTGACTTGCAAGCACCTGCTAAAATCAGCACATACACG ATTGGTCCCTTCCAGTCATCCAAAGGCGAGAGGGCAAAGGTTAAGGTGAAAGTGAGATTGACCCTTCACGGAATTGTCTCTGTTGAATCAGCTACT CTTTTGGAGGAGGAAGAAGTTGAAGTTCCGGTCACAACAGAGCAGATGGACACTGACAAAGCTTCCGGTGAAACTGATGTTAACATGCAAGACGCCAAGGAAACCAGCGATGCAGCTGGTGCTGACAATGGTGTTGCCGAGTCTGCTGATAAGCCAGTGCAAATGGAAACTGATTCAAAG GCTGAGGCTCcaaagaagaaggtgaagaaaACAAACGTGCCTCTGTCAGAGTTGGTATACGGCGCCTTGCAATCTGTTGACGTCCAAAAGGCTGTGGAGAAAGAATATGAGATGGCTCTGCAAGACAGAGTTATGGAGGAGACCAAGGACAAGAAGAATGCTGTTGAGTCATATGTTTATGATATGAGAAACAAA CTGAGTGACAAACTCCATGAGTATATCACTGAGTCAGAGAGGGAAGCTTTCCTGGCGAAGCTTCAGGAAGTGGAGGATTGGTTGTatgaagatggagaagatgagaCTAAAGGTGTCTATGTTGCAAAGCTCGAGGAGCTCAAGAAG GTGGGTGACCCTGTTGAAATGAGGTACAAGGAGTCACAGGAGAGAGGGACAGTCATTGGACAGCTTGGTCACTGTGTTAACAGCTACAGAGAGGCAGCTGTGTCTAATGATTCCAAGTTTGATCACATTGAACTAGAAGAGAAGCAAAAG GTGTTGAACGAGTGTGTGGAAGCAGAGGCATGGATGAGGgagaagcagcagcagcaggagGCGCTTCCCAAGTACGCAACACCAGCTTTCTTGTCAGCTGATGTTACAAGGAAGGCTGAGGCATTGGACAA GTTCTGCAGGCCTATAATGACCAAACCAAAGCCGGTTGTTAAACCGGAAGCACCACCAGCCAAGGCGGCGGCTGATGAGGAGAAGAGTGAGCCACAGCCAGAAGCGGCCTCTGGCGAAGAACCAATGGAGACTGAGAAGCCTACCGAAGATAGTGCTTAA
- the LOC106345935 gene encoding 60S ribosomal protein L18a-like protein produces MSKEKDKERVASPTSYGTFQGVPTYPPPLHPRPPQHHPVSGFPQPSQPPRATHHDLSVHQYIQEHQTVPGYDVAEGRHGRRERLPCCGIGIGWFLFITGFLLGSIPWYIGVFILVCAKINPREKPGYIACAIAAVLATIAIVFGFMGGREVWS; encoded by the exons atgagCAAAGAAAAAGACAAGGAGAGAGTAGCTTCTCCTACATCTTACGGCACGTTTCAAGGTGTCCCTACTTATCCACCACCGTTGCATCCTCGTCCTCCGCAGCATCATCCGGTCTCCGGATTCCCTCAGCCGTCTCAGCCTCCCAGAGCAACTCATCATGACCTTTCCGTTCATCAATACATTCAAGAACATCAAACCGTTCCTG GATATGATGTTGCTGAAGGGAGACATGGAAGACGAGAACGTCTTCCTTGTTGTGGTATTGGAATCGGTTGGTTCTT GTTCATAACCGGTTTTCTCCTTGGTTCAATACCATGGTACATAGGAGTATTCATTCTAGTATGTGCTAAGATCAACCCACGAGAGAAACCAGGATACATAGCTTGCGCCATCGCT GCTGTTCTTGCTACTATTGCCATAGTGTTTGGTTTCATGGGAGGAAGAGAAGTCTGGTCGTGA
- the LOC106349619 gene encoding persulfide dioxygenase ETHE1 homolog, mitochondrial codes for MNTHVHADHVTGTGLLKTKVPGVKSVISKASGSKADMFLEPGDKVSIGDIYLEVRATPGHTAGCVTYVTGEDADQPQPRMAFTGDAVLIRGCGRTDFQGGSSDQLYESVHSQIFTLPKDTLIYPAHDYKGYEVSTVGEEIEHNPRLTKDKETFKSIMSNLNLAYPKMIDVAVPANMVCGLQDLPPQANL; via the exons ATGAACACTCATGTTCATGCTGATCATGTCACTGGCACTGGACTTCTTAAG acAAAGGTACCCGGTGTGAAGTCTGTAATTTCGAAAGCAAGTGGTTCCAAAGCAGATATGTTTCTTGAGCCTGGTGACAAAGTATCTATTGGTGATATATACCTTGAA GTTCGTGCTACACCAGGACATACTGCAGGATGTGTTACATATGTGACTGGAGAGGACGCGGATCAGCCCCAACCAAGAATGGCTTTTACCGGGGATGCTGTCCTTATCCGCGGTTGTGGGAGAACTGACTTTCAG GGTGGAAGCTCGGATCAACTCTATGAATCTGTGCACTCACAG ATATTTACATTGCCAAAGGACACATTGATCTATCCAGCTCATGACTACAAAGGCTACGAG GTAAGTACAGTTGGAGAAGAGATAGAACACAACCCACGTTTAACCAAAGATAAAGAAACATTCAAATCCATCATGTCTa ATCTGAATCTAGCGTATCCGAAGATGATTGATGTTGCAGTTCCAGCAAACATGGTGTGTGGATTACAAGATTTGCCTCCTCAAGCCAACTTATAA
- the LOC106345933 gene encoding mitogen-activated protein kinase 18 translates to MQQNQVKKDTKEMDFFTEYGDANRYRILEVIGKGSYGVVCAAVDTHTGEKVAIKKINNVFEHISDALRMLREVKLLRLLRHPDIVEIKSILLPPSKREFRDIYVVFELMESDLHQVIKANDDLTKEHHQFFLYQMLRALKFMHTANVYHRDLKPKNILANANCKLKVCDFGLARVAFNDTPTTVFWTDYVATRWYRAPELCGSFFSKYTPAIDIWSIGCIFAEVLTGKPLFPGKSVAHQLELITDLLGSPKSETISGVRNDKARKYLSEMRKKDPVTFSQKFSKADPLAVRLLQKLLAFDPKDRPTAAEALADPYFKGLSKIEREPSCQPISKMEFEFERRRLTKDDIRELIYREILEYHPQLLKDYMSGSEGSSFVYPSAIGHLRKQFNYLEENSSRNGPVIPPERKHVSLPRSTVHSSVVHSSSQPNLCATESRRVHFEQPSRNGAVPSGHSLTKALGPPPRAPPPSGRSSRVVEPSASYENGRNHKEAYFRSAVSSPHCYFKANTMMNSDKALSQPKPQEFVHQYSPAVPPPAARTNQTNPYFQSHLPKTDQSSNNNNTQMAIDATLLQAQSQFGPAAAVAVAAHRNVGTVGYSAAS, encoded by the exons ATGCAACAAAACCAAGTGAAGAAg GACACGAAAGAGATGGACTTTTTCACAGAGTACGGCGACGCCAACCGATACAGGATCCTCGAAGTCATCGGCAAAGGAAGCTACGGGGTCGTGTGCGCAGCCGTGGACACGCACACGGGAGAGAAAGTCGCTATCAAGAAGATCAACAACGTCTTCGAGCACATCTCCGACGCGCTCCGTATGCTCCGCGAGGTGAAGCTTCTCCGGCTCCTGAGGCACCCGGACATAGTGGAGATCAAAAGCATCTTGCTCCCGCCTTCCAAGAGGGAGTTCAGAGACATCTACGTTGTCTTTGAGCTCATGGAGTCTGATCTTCATCAGGTTATTAAGGCGAACGATGATTTGACTAAGGAGCATCATCAGTTTTTTCTTTATCAGATGCTTCGTGCGTTAAAGTTCATGCACACAG CTAATGTGTATCATCGAGATCTTAAGCCGAAGAATATACTGGCGAATGCGAACTGCAAGTTGAAAGTTTGTGACTTTGGATTGGCTAGAGTGGCGTTCAATGACACTCCCACAACAGTCTTTTGGACG GACTATGTTGCAACGAGATGGTACAGAGCGCCTGAGCTATGTGGATCATTCTTTTCTAAG TACACTCCAGCTATAGATATTTGGAGCATTGGCTGCATCTTTGCAGAGGTGCTTACAGGGAAGCCACTGTTTCCTGGGAAAAGCGTTGCTCATCAGTTGGAGTTGATTACTGATCTTCTTGGCTCACCAAAGTCAGAGACCATCTCTGGA GTTAGAAATGATAAAGCTAGAAAGTACTTGAGTGAAATGAGGAAGAAAGATCCAGTCACCTTCTCTCAAAAATTCTCCAAAGCAGATCCTTTAGCTGTCAGACTTTTGCAGAAGCTGTTGGCGTTTGATCCAAAGGATAGACCCACTGCTGCTGAG GCATTGGCTGATCCTTACTTTAAGGGTCTCTCTAAGATTGAAAGAGAGCCATCGTGTCAGCCAATCTCGAAGATGGAGTTTGAGTTTGAGAGAAGAAGGTTGACAAAGGATGACATTAGGGAACTTATTTACAGGGAGATATTAGAGTACCATCCTCAGTTGCTCAAGGACTACATGAGCGGATCTGAGGGTTCAAGTTTTGTATATCCTAG CGCAATAGGACATCTTAGGAAGCAGTTCAATTACTTAGAGGAGAATAGCAGTAGGAATGGGCCGGTCATACCTCCTGAGAGGAAGCACGTATCACTTCCTCG GTCTACAGTACACTCAAGTGTAGTCCATTCCAGTAGTCAACCCAACTTGTGTGCAACGGAGAGTAGACGTGTTCATTTCGAGCAGCCTTCAAGAAATGGAGCAGTTCCTTCAGGACATTCATTAACTAAAGCTTTAGGACCTCCACCAAGAGCACCACCACCATCAG GTAGATCAAGTCGTGTTGTGGAACCATCTGCATCTTATGAGAATGGGAGGAACCACAAAGAAGCTTATTTCAGAAGCGCGGTATCATCTCCTCACTGTTACTTCAAAGCAAACACCATGATGAACTCAGATAAAGCTTTGTCTCAGCCAAAACCTCAAGAGTTCGTCCACCAATACAGTCCTGCCGTGCCGCCGCCAGCTGCTAGGACCAACCAAACAAACCCTTATTTCCAGTCACATCTCCCCAAGACAGATCAAtcaagcaacaacaacaacacacaaATGGCCATTGATGCTACCTTGTTGCAAGCACAATCACAGTTTGGTCCAGCCGCAGCGGTTGCAGTAGCAGCACACCGGAACGTAGGCACAGTTGGTTACAGTGCAGCGTCGTAG
- the LOC106345931 gene encoding trifunctional UDP-glucose 4,6-dehydratase/UDP-4-keto-6-deoxy-D-glucose 3,5-epimerase/UDP-4-keto-L-rhamnose-reductase RHM2, protein MATEYKPKNILITGAAGFIASHVANRLIRSYPDYKIVVLDKLDYCSDLKNLDPSFSSPNFRFVKGDIASDDLVNYLLITENIDTIMHFAAQTHVDNSFGNSFEFTKNNIYGTHVLLEACKVTGQIKRFIHVSTDEVYGETDEDAAVGNHEASQLLPTNPYSATKAGAEMLVMAYGRSYGLPVITTRGNNVYGPNQFPEKMIPKFMLLAMSGKPLPIHGDGSNVRSYLYCEDVAEAFEVVLHKGEVGHVYNIGTKRERRVIDVARDICKLLGKDPEASIQFVENRPFNDQRYFLDDQKLKNLGWCERTGWEDGLKKTMEWYTQNPEWWGDVSGALLPHPRMLMMPGGRVSDEKKDTSSNTVQTFTVVTPNNKAHDPKDKASLKFLIYGKTGWIGGLLGKLCEKQGITYEYGKGRLEDRASLMADIRSIKPTHVFNAAGLTGRPNVDWCESHKPETIRVNVAGTLTLADVCRENGLLMMNFATGCIFEYDAAHPEGSGIGFKEEDKPNFTGSFYSKTKAMVEELLREFDNVCTLRVRMPISSDLNNPRNFITKISRYNKVVNIPNSMTILDELLPISIEMAKRNLRGIWNFTNPGVVSHNEILEMYKSYIEPGFKWSNFTVEEQAKVIVAPRSNNEMDGAKLSKEFPEMLPIKEALIKYVFEPNKRT, encoded by the exons ATGGCTACTGAATATAAGCCCAAGAACATTCTCATTACGGGAGCTGCTGGATTCATTGCTTCTCATGTTGCCAACAGACTCATCCGTAGCTACCCGGATTACAAGATCGTCGTCTTGGACAAGCTTGATTACTGCTCAGATCTGAAGAACCTCGATCCTTCGTTTTCTTCCCCAAACTTCAGGTTCGTGAAAGGAGATATCGCTAGTGATGACCTCGTTAACTACCTTCTCATCACTGAAAACATCGACACCATCATGCACTTTGCTGCTCAAACCCATGTCGATAACTCTTTCGGTAACAGCTTTGAGTTTACCAAGAACAATATTTACGGTACTCATGTTCTTTTGGAAGCCTGCAAAGTAACTGGACAGATCAAGAGGTTTATCCATGTGAGTACCGATGAAGTCTATGGAGAAACAGATGAGGACGCTGCtgttggaaaccatgaagcttCTCAGCTTTTACCGACGAATCCATACTCAGCTACTAAGGCTGGCGCTGAGATGCTGGTGATGGCTTATGGTAGATCATATGGTTTACCGGTTATCACAACTCGTGGCAACAATGTTTATGGTCCTAACCAGTTCCCTGAGAAAATGATTCCTAAGTTCATGTTGTTGGCTATGAGTGGGAAGCCGCTTCCCATCCATGGAGATGGATCTAACGTCAGGAGTTACTTATACTGTGAAGACGTTGCTGAAGCCTTTGAGGTTGTTCTTCACAAAGGAGAAGTGGGTCACGTCTACAATATtggaacaaagagagaaagaagagtgaTTGATGTGGCGAGAGACATCTGCAAACTCTTAGGGAAAGATCCTGAAGCAAGCATTCAGTTTGTGGAGAATCGACCCTTTAATGATCAACGATACTTCCTTGATGATCAGAAGCTGAAGAATCTTGGATGGTGTGAGCGAACCGGGTGGGAAGATGGATTGAAGAAGACGATGGAATGGTACACTCAGAACCCTGAGTGGTGGGGTGATGTCTCTGGAGCTTTGCTTCCTCACCCGAGGATGCTTATGATGCCCGGTGGTAGAGTTTCTGACGAGAAGAAAGACACATCAAGCAACACCGTCCAGACATTTACTGTTGTAACACCAAACAACAAGGCTCATGATCCTAAAGACAAAGCCTCGTTGAAGTTTCTGATCTATGGCAAGACTGGTTGGATCGGTGGTCTTCTAGGGAAATTATGTGAGAAGCAAGGGATCACATATGAGTATGGGAAAGGACGGTTGGAGGATAGAGCTTCTCTCATGGCGGATATTCGTAGCATCAAGCCTACTCATGTCTTTAACGCTGCTGGTTTAACTGGGAGACCTAATGTGGACTGGTGTGAATCTCACAAGCCAGAGACTATTCGTGTCAATGTCGCTGGTACTTTGACTCTTGCAGATGTTTGCAGAGAGAATGGTCTCTTGATGATGAACTTCGCCACCGGTTGCATCTTTGAGTATGACGCTGCACATCCTGAGGGTTCGGGTATAGGTTTCAAGGAAGAAGACAAGCCTAACTTCACCGGTTCTTTCTACTCAAAAACCAAAGCCATG GTTGAGGAGCTTTTGAGAGAGTTTGACAATGTATGTACCTTGAGAGTGCGGATGCCCATCTCGTCAGACCTAAACAACCCACGAAACTTCATCACCAAGATTTCGCGCTACAACAAAGTGGTGAACATCCCCAACAGTATGACCATACTGGACGAGCTTCTCCCAATCTCCATCGAGATGGCCAAGAGAAACCTAAGAGGGATATGGAACTTCACCAACCCAGGGGTGGTGAGTCACAACGAGATACTCGAGATGTACAAGAGCTACATCGAGCCAGGTTTTAAATGGTCCAACTTCACAGTTGAAGAACAAGCAAAGGTCATTGTTGCTCCTCGAAGCAACAATGAAATGGATGGTGCTAAACTAAGCAAGGAGTTCCCAGAGATGTTACCCATTAAAGAGGCACTGATCAAATACGTCTTTGAACCAAACAAGAGAACCTGA